GTCATCGGACCGGTAGAAATCGGTGAAAATGCCAAAGTCGGTGCTGCCGCAGTAGTCGTGGCAGACGTACCTAGTGATGTGACAGTTGTCGGTATTCCAGCTAAGATTGTTCGCGTTCATGGACAGAAGGATGAACCAACGATCCACGAAGTCGAAGAAAAACGAGAGTACTACGTCAATAAACTAGAGCAGGCTAGAGAAGCCAGTCACAGATCGTCAGGGTTGTAGAGGTTACCTATATGATTCAAGCAAGAAACAAGTTAAGCCAAGAGGAGTTATCTGAGGCGAAAAAACTAATTAACTGTTGCCAAAACTATGACGGTACCTATCGTGATCCCTATCTTTCTAACATGCTTAATTTTGACCCAAACATGCCCGCCTTTTTCCTTTATTATGAAAAAGGCGAACTTGTTGGTCTATTAACTGTCTATGCTGATGACCAAGATGTGGAAGTGACGATACTGGTTCATCCAAATCATCGCCGTCAGGGGGTTGCGCGTGCATTGTTTACTAGTTTTGAGAGAGAAACAGCTTCTTTTCCGATTCATTCAGTTACTTTTCAGACAGAGCGTGTTTTTCTAGACCGCCATTCTGATTTTGTCAGCAACTGGGGATTGGTCGAGGATGAGGAGACAGAAACTTGGTTAGGTAAGGATAGAAAACCTTATCCGTTAGCAAATGTTTCCAATCTTGAAGTTTTGTTAGCAGATAGTTCGTATAAGGATCAAATTAGTCAGTTGAAAT
This genomic interval from Streptococcus oralis subsp. tigurinus contains the following:
- a CDS encoding GNAT family N-acetyltransferase — encoded protein: MIQARNKLSQEELSEAKKLINCCQNYDGTYRDPYLSNMLNFDPNMPAFFLYYEKGELVGLLTVYADDQDVEVTILVHPNHRRQGVARALFTSFERETASFPIHSVTFQTERVFLDRHSDFVSNWGLVEDEETETWLGKDRKPYPLANVSNLEVLLADSSYKDQISQLKFQAFSEEHESREVENRYVAEALKDPESRLYILLKDGQVIGTCTVDLSTNTNYFYGLAISELERGKGYGSYLAKFLVNQLIEQNDKEFQIAVEDSNVGAKCLYEKIGFVKQTQVVYLNEKGARDSEV